From Streptomyces sp. NBC_01754, a single genomic window includes:
- a CDS encoding 1-phosphofructokinase family hexose kinase → MILTVTLNTALDLTYGVPALVPHTSHRVEEITERPGGKGVNVARVLRELGHDTVITGFAGGATGAVLRELLAALPDGPADALVEVSGNTRRTVAVVDRATGDTTQLNEPGPHIGSEAWDAFLRTYRELLAGADAVALCGSLPPGVHVGAYADLVRLARSGGVPVLLDTSGEPLRRGIAARPDLVKPNADELAQLTGAREPLRAARDARRRGAHGVVASLGADGLLAVTPDGVWRAAPPAPVRGNPTGAGDSAVAGLLSGLVEGLDWPGRLARAVALSTATVLAPTAGEFERAAYEELLPRVAVERHSPAG, encoded by the coding sequence GTGATACTGACCGTCACGCTGAACACCGCACTCGACCTGACCTACGGTGTCCCCGCCCTCGTCCCGCACACCAGCCACCGGGTCGAGGAGATCACCGAACGCCCCGGCGGCAAGGGTGTCAACGTGGCCCGGGTGCTCCGGGAGCTGGGGCACGACACCGTGATCACCGGCTTCGCCGGAGGCGCCACCGGAGCCGTCCTGCGCGAGCTGCTGGCCGCCCTCCCCGACGGCCCCGCCGACGCCCTCGTCGAGGTCTCGGGGAACACCCGGCGGACCGTCGCCGTCGTCGACCGCGCCACCGGTGACACCACCCAGCTCAACGAACCCGGCCCGCACATCGGATCCGAGGCGTGGGACGCCTTCCTGCGGACGTACCGCGAACTGCTCGCCGGAGCCGACGCGGTGGCCCTGTGCGGCAGCCTTCCGCCCGGCGTCCACGTCGGCGCCTACGCGGACCTGGTCCGCCTCGCCCGCTCCGGCGGCGTACCCGTCCTGCTGGACACCAGCGGCGAGCCCCTGCGCCGCGGGATCGCCGCCCGCCCCGACCTCGTCAAGCCGAACGCCGACGAACTCGCCCAGCTCACCGGAGCCCGGGAACCCCTGCGCGCCGCCCGTGACGCCCGCCGCCGGGGCGCCCACGGCGTCGTCGCCTCGCTGGGCGCCGACGGACTGCTCGCCGTCACCCCGGACGGGGTCTGGCGGGCCGCGCCGCCCGCCCCGGTCCGCGGCAACCCGACGGGCGCGGGCGACTCCGCCGTGGCCGGGCTGCTCTCCGGACTCGTCGAGGGGCTGGACTGGCCCGGCCGGCTCGCCCGGGCGGTGGCCCTGTCGACCGCGACCGTGCTCGCCCCCACCGCCGGTGAGTTCGAGCGCGCGGCCTACGAGGAGCTGCTGCCCCGCGTCGCGGTCGAGCGGCACTCCCCCGCCGGCTGA